The Rhea pennata isolate bPtePen1 chromosome 32, bPtePen1.pri, whole genome shotgun sequence genome includes a region encoding these proteins:
- the LOC134152712 gene encoding LOW QUALITY PROTEIN: RNA-binding protein Nova-2-like (The sequence of the model RefSeq protein was modified relative to this genomic sequence to represent the inferred CDS: inserted 7 bases in 6 codons; deleted 1 base in 1 codon): protein MDPDPPDSRKRPLETPPEASSTKRSNTGEEGEYFLKVLIPSSAAGSIIGRGGXTIVQLQKETGATIKLSKSKDFYPGTTERVCLVQGTAEALNAVHSFIAEKVREXAQAAAKPEAAGALQPQTTMNPDRGQAGAHPQAKLIVPNSTAGLIIGKGGATVKAIMEQSGAWVQLSQKPEGLNLQERVVTVSGEPAQVLKAVHTIVHKIQEDPQSSSCLNISYXNVTGPVANSNPTGSPYASATDALPPTAAAAAAAAAAAASGLLGPGGXGGAGAFAGALPSFSGSDLLAISAALNTLAXYGYNPAALGLGLNSATASGVLAAVAAGANPAAAAXANLLASYANDAAGASAPAFALGSLAAGTANGYLGTAAPLVAGSFLAPEKLVESTKELVEIAVPENLVGAILGKGGKTLVEYQELTGARIQISKKGEFIPGTRNRKVTITGPPAATQAAQYLISQRVTYEQGVRATNPPKVG, encoded by the exons AAGCGCTCCAACACCGGCG AGGAGGGCGAGTACTTCCTCAAGGTGCTCATCCCCAGCTCGGCCGCCGGCTCCATCATCGGCCGCGGCG AGACCATCGTCCAGCTCCAGAAGGAGACCGGCGCCACCATCAAGCTCTCCAAGTCCAAGGACTTCTACCCG G GCACCACGGAGCGCGTGTGCCTCGTGCAAGGCACGGCCGAGGCCCTCAATGCCGTGCACAGCTTCATCGCCGAGAAGGTGCGCG ACGCGCAGGCTGCGGCCAAGCCCGAGGCCGCCGGCGCCCTCCAGCCGCAGACCACCATGAACCCCGACCGGGGCCAAGCAG GCGCCCACCCACAGGCGAAGCTCATCGTGCCCAACAGCACGGCGGGGCTCATCATCGGCAAG GGGGGGGCCACGGTGAAGGCCATCATGGAGCAGTCGGGCGCCTGGGTGCAGCTGAGCCAGAAGCCCGAGGGCCTCAACCTGCAGGAGCGGGTGGTGACGGTGAGCGGCGAGCCGGCGCAGGTGCTCAAGGCCGTGCACACCATCGTGCACAAGATCCAGGAGGAcccacagagcagcagctgcctcaaCATCAGCT GCAACGTCACCGGCCCCGTGGCCAACTCCAACCCCACCGGCTCGCCCTACGCCAGCGCCACGGACGCCTTGCCGcccacggccgccgccgccgccgccgccgccgccgccgccgcctcggggcTGCTGGGGCCCGGCG tgggcggcgcgggcgccttCGCCGGCGCCCTGCCCAGCTTCTCGGGCAGCGACCTGCTGGCCATCAGCGCCGCGCTGAACACCTTGGC CTACGGCTACAACCCGGCGGCGTTGGGGCTGGGGCTCAACTCGGCCACGGCGTCGGGCGTGCTGGCGGCCGTGGCGGCCGGCGCCAacccggcggccgccg gcgccaaCCTGCTGGCCTCCTACGCGAACGATGCCGCCGGCGCCTCGGCGCCCGCCTTCGCCCTGGGCTCGCTGGCCGCCGGCACCGCCAATGGCTACCTGGGCACGGCGGCACCTCTCGTAGCCGGCTCCTTCCTGGCCCCCGAGAAGCTGGTGGAGAGCACCAAGGAGCTGGTGGAGATCGCCGTGCCCGAGAACCTGGTGGGCGCCATCCTGGGCAAGGGGGGCAAGACGCTGGTGGAGTACCAGGAGCTCACAGGCGCCCGCATCCAGATCTCCAAGAAGGGCGAGTTCATCCCCGGCACCCGCAACCGCAAAGTGACCATCACGGGCCCGCCGGCCGCCACGCAGGCCGCCCAGTATCTCATCAGCCAGCGGGTCACCTACGAGCAGGGCGTGCGGGCCACCAACCCCCCCAAAGTGGGCTAA